From Frankiales bacterium, one genomic window encodes:
- a CDS encoding DUF952 domain-containing protein yields MRILHIALAPDWERAVAEGAYRTSSRGRTLEQEGFIHASTPEQVAATAARFYADAPEPLVVLVMDRDRLEAGGVPVVLEDGGAGELFPHLYAALPVGLVDEVRPATLGPDGLRY; encoded by the coding sequence GTGCGGATCCTCCACATCGCCCTCGCCCCGGACTGGGAGCGCGCCGTGGCCGAGGGCGCCTACCGCACCTCCTCGCGCGGGCGCACCCTCGAGCAGGAGGGCTTCATCCACGCCTCCACCCCGGAGCAGGTGGCGGCCACCGCGGCGCGCTTCTACGCCGACGCGCCGGAGCCGCTCGTCGTGCTCGTCATGGACCGCGACCGGCTCGAGGCCGGCGGGGTCCCGGTGGTGCTCGAGGACGGCGGTGCCGGCGAGCTCTTCCCGCACCTGTACGCCGCGCTGCCGGTCGGGCTGGTCGACGAGGTGCGCCCGGCCACCCTCGGCCCGGACGGCCTGCGCTACTGA
- a CDS encoding acetolactate synthase large subunit, translated as MTESITGAQSLVRSLEHAGVDVVFGIPGGAILPAYDPLMDSPSVRHILVRHEQGAGHAAEGYAQATGRVGVCMATSGPGATNLVTPIADAYMDSVPIVAITGQVPSGAIGTDAFQEADIRGITMPITKHNYLVTDPAEIPRAIAEAFHIAGTGRPGPVLVDIAKDALQAPTTFDWPSQLELPGYRPVTRPHAKQVREAARMIVEARRPVLYVGGGVIKAHATAELRRLAELTGIPLTTTLMARGAFTDSHPLHLGMPGMHGSVAAVGALQKSDLIIALGARFDDRVTGRLDSFAPGARVIHADIDPAEISKNRVADVPIVGDAREVIADLVVAIQAEHDAGRVGDYAEWVSLLDHMKATYPLGYDMPTDGSLSPQFVIERLGRIAGPEAIYAAGVGQHQMWAAQFIQYELPGTWLNSGGAGTMGYAVPAAMGAKVGRPEATVWAVDGDGCFQMTNQELVTSAINDIPIKVALINNSSLGMVRQWQTLFYESRYSNTDLHSHRIPDFVKLADAYGCHGLRCESPDEVDATIEKAMALDDAPVVVDFVVNKDAMVWPMVAAGTSNDDIKHARDLAPTWDRGE; from the coding sequence ATGACCGAGTCGATCACCGGAGCCCAGAGCCTCGTGCGCTCGCTGGAGCACGCCGGCGTCGACGTCGTCTTCGGGATCCCCGGTGGCGCGATCCTGCCGGCCTACGACCCGCTCATGGACTCCCCGTCGGTGCGCCACATCCTGGTGCGCCACGAGCAGGGCGCCGGGCACGCCGCCGAGGGCTACGCGCAGGCGACCGGCCGCGTCGGCGTCTGCATGGCGACGTCCGGCCCCGGTGCCACCAACCTCGTGACGCCCATCGCGGACGCCTACATGGACTCCGTGCCGATCGTGGCCATCACCGGCCAGGTGCCCAGCGGGGCCATCGGCACGGACGCGTTCCAGGAGGCCGACATCCGCGGCATCACGATGCCGATCACCAAGCACAACTACCTCGTCACGGACCCCGCGGAGATCCCGCGCGCGATCGCCGAGGCGTTCCACATCGCCGGCACGGGCCGGCCCGGCCCGGTGCTGGTCGACATCGCCAAGGACGCGCTCCAGGCCCCGACCACGTTCGACTGGCCGAGCCAGCTCGAGCTGCCCGGCTACCGGCCGGTGACGCGACCGCACGCCAAGCAGGTGCGGGAGGCGGCGCGCATGATCGTGGAGGCGCGCCGGCCGGTGCTCTACGTCGGCGGCGGCGTGATCAAGGCGCACGCGACGGCCGAGCTGCGCCGCCTCGCCGAGCTCACCGGCATCCCCCTGACCACCACGCTGATGGCACGCGGCGCCTTCACGGACAGCCACCCGCTGCACCTCGGGATGCCGGGGATGCACGGCTCGGTGGCGGCCGTGGGCGCGCTGCAGAAGAGCGACCTCATCATCGCGCTCGGCGCCCGCTTCGACGACCGGGTCACCGGCCGGCTCGACTCGTTCGCCCCGGGCGCGCGGGTGATCCACGCCGACATCGACCCGGCCGAGATCTCCAAGAACCGCGTGGCCGACGTGCCGATCGTGGGCGACGCCCGGGAGGTCATCGCCGACCTCGTCGTGGCGATCCAGGCCGAGCACGACGCGGGCCGCGTCGGCGACTACGCGGAGTGGGTCTCGCTGCTCGACCACATGAAGGCGACCTACCCGCTCGGCTACGACATGCCCACCGACGGCTCGCTCTCCCCGCAGTTCGTCATCGAGCGCCTCGGCCGCATCGCCGGCCCCGAGGCGATCTACGCCGCGGGCGTGGGGCAGCACCAGATGTGGGCGGCGCAGTTCATCCAGTACGAGCTGCCCGGCACGTGGCTCAACTCCGGCGGCGCGGGCACGATGGGCTACGCCGTGCCCGCGGCGATGGGCGCGAAGGTCGGCCGGCCCGAGGCGACGGTCTGGGCCGTCGACGGCGACGGCTGCTTCCAGATGACCAACCAGGAGCTGGTCACCAGCGCGATCAACGACATCCCGATCAAGGTCGCGCTCATCAACAACTCGTCGCTGGGCATGGTGCGCCAGTGGCAGACCCTGTTCTACGAGTCGCGCTACTCCAACACCGACCTGCACAGCCACCGCATCCCGGACTTCGTCAAGCTCGCCGATGCCTACGGCTGCCACGGCCTGCGGTGCGAGTCCCCCGACGAGGTGGACGCCACGATCGAGAAGGCGATGGCGCTCGACGACGCTCCGGTGGTCGTGGACTTCGTCGTCAACAAGGACGCGATGGTCTGGCCGATGGTGGCCGCCGGCACGAGCAACGACGACATCAAGCACGCACGCGACCTGGCGCCCACGTGGGACCGGGGGGAGTGA
- a CDS encoding zinc-binding dehydrogenase — MRAVAQDRYGEADVLHPAELPVPAPGEGEVLVEVHAAGVDRGVWHLMAGRPYVARLLFGLTRPRNPVPGMDLAGVVAAVGAGVTRFAVGNRVFGIGRGAFAEYAIAPEAKLAHVPAATTAVQAAVTPISGLTALQALTDVASVQPGDHVLVIGASGGVGSFAVQIATALGAEVTGVASAPKADLVRSLGAAHVLDHASDDYLDGTVRYDVIVDTGGLNPVRRLRRALTRTGTLVIVGGEGGGAVTGGVGRSLRAAAWSPFVSQRLRGMLSAERREDLERLAALLASGDLVPAVGARYPLDRAPQAIADLTAGRARGKSVVVVRSTGPA, encoded by the coding sequence ATGCGCGCCGTGGCGCAGGACCGCTACGGCGAGGCCGACGTCCTGCACCCCGCCGAGCTGCCCGTGCCGGCGCCGGGCGAGGGGGAGGTGCTCGTCGAGGTCCACGCCGCGGGCGTCGACCGCGGCGTCTGGCACCTCATGGCCGGCCGGCCCTACGTCGCCCGGCTGCTGTTCGGGCTGACCCGGCCCCGGAACCCGGTCCCCGGCATGGACCTCGCCGGCGTCGTGGCCGCGGTCGGCGCCGGGGTCACGCGGTTCGCGGTCGGCAACCGGGTCTTCGGCATCGGTCGGGGCGCGTTCGCCGAGTACGCGATCGCGCCCGAGGCGAAGCTGGCCCACGTCCCCGCTGCCACCACGGCCGTCCAGGCCGCGGTGACGCCGATCTCCGGATTGACCGCGCTGCAGGCGCTCACCGACGTCGCGTCGGTGCAGCCCGGCGACCACGTCCTGGTCATCGGCGCCTCCGGAGGCGTGGGCAGCTTCGCCGTGCAGATCGCCACGGCGCTCGGCGCCGAGGTGACCGGTGTCGCGAGCGCCCCGAAGGCCGACCTCGTGCGCTCCCTCGGCGCCGCCCACGTGCTCGACCACGCGAGCGACGACTACCTCGACGGCACCGTGCGCTACGACGTCATCGTCGACACGGGCGGGCTCAACCCGGTCCGCCGCCTGCGCCGTGCGCTGACCCGCACCGGCACGCTCGTCATCGTGGGCGGCGAGGGCGGAGGCGCCGTGACCGGCGGCGTCGGTCGCAGCCTCCGCGCGGCGGCGTGGTCGCCGTTCGTCTCCCAGCGGCTGCGCGGGATGCTCAGCGCCGAGCGCCGCGAGGACCTCGAGCGCCTCGCCGCGCTGCTCGCCTCCGGCGACCTCGTGCCCGCCGTCGGCGCTCGCTACCCCCTGGACCGGGCACCGCAGGCGATCGCCGACCTGACCGCGGGCCGGGCCCGCGGCAAGTCGGTCGTCGTCGTGCGCAGCACCGGCCCGGCCTGA
- a CDS encoding DUF1214 domain-containing protein encodes MTAPIEVTVENFARAESDRMLAALQAQAGGVNVLGHNRAPTAVHEQPVIRMNRDTLYSYAVVDLADDAVLTLPDAGDRYVSAMVVSQDHFVEQIEHDPGEHVLRRDRIGTRYALVAVRILVDPADPADTAAVVGLQNGIALRAGSADPFELPDYEQHSFDDTRDALLSLARGLPDFSGAFGARSEVDPVRHLVGSAAGWGGLPTREALYLNVAPGLPPDRYVLRVPPVPVDGFWSLSVYNAHGYFEPNELDAYSVNSVTGVTEDDGSLVVHLGDWGPEAPNRLPLPDGWNYVVRLYRPRPEITDGRWTFPTL; translated from the coding sequence ATGACTGCGCCCATCGAGGTCACCGTCGAGAACTTCGCCCGGGCCGAGAGCGACCGCATGCTCGCCGCCCTTCAGGCCCAGGCCGGCGGGGTCAACGTCCTCGGGCACAACCGCGCCCCGACGGCGGTGCACGAGCAGCCGGTGATCCGCATGAACCGCGACACGCTCTACAGCTACGCGGTCGTCGACCTCGCCGACGACGCCGTCCTCACCCTTCCGGACGCCGGGGATCGCTACGTGTCGGCGATGGTGGTCAGCCAGGACCACTTCGTGGAGCAGATCGAGCACGACCCCGGCGAGCACGTGCTGCGCCGCGACCGGATCGGGACGAGGTACGCGCTGGTCGCGGTGCGGATCCTCGTGGACCCGGCGGACCCCGCCGACACCGCCGCCGTCGTCGGGCTCCAGAACGGCATCGCGCTGCGCGCCGGCTCGGCCGATCCGTTCGAGCTCCCGGACTACGAGCAGCACTCCTTCGACGACACCCGCGACGCGCTGCTCTCGCTCGCGCGGGGCCTGCCGGACTTCAGCGGCGCGTTCGGCGCACGCTCGGAGGTGGACCCGGTGCGCCACCTCGTGGGCAGTGCCGCCGGATGGGGCGGGCTGCCCACCCGGGAGGCGCTCTACCTGAACGTCGCGCCCGGGCTGCCGCCCGACCGTTATGTCCTGCGCGTCCCGCCGGTGCCCGTCGACGGCTTCTGGTCGCTGTCGGTCTACAACGCCCACGGCTACTTCGAGCCCAACGAGCTCGACGCCTACTCCGTCAACAGCGTCACCGGCGTCACGGAGGACGACGGATCCCTCGTGGTGCACCTCGGCGACTGGGGACCGGAGGCGCCCAACCGCCTCCCGCTGCCGGACGGCTGGAACTACGTCGTCCGGCTCTACCGGCCGCGCCCCGAGATCACTGACGGACGCTGGACCTTCCCCACGCTGTGA
- a CDS encoding TetR family transcriptional regulator, protein MTERSRRPALSAARVVASAMALADAQGLEALTIRRLADALGAGPMSLYHYVASRDDLVDAMVEQVFAEIAVPDPDLDWRSAVRARCESMRTTLRRHPWAAPLMESRTSPGPQSLAHHEAVLATLRRGGLSWALTAHAYAVLDAFVYGFAFEESALPFEDGADLTGLADQIMAGFPEGAYPTLAAFTREHVLRPGYSYGSSFGYGLDLILDGLQAALEREQG, encoded by the coding sequence ATGACCGAGAGGTCCCGGCGCCCCGCGCTGTCCGCGGCCCGCGTCGTCGCGTCCGCGATGGCCCTCGCGGACGCCCAGGGCCTCGAGGCCCTCACCATCCGGCGCCTCGCCGACGCGCTCGGCGCCGGGCCGATGAGCCTCTACCACTACGTGGCGTCGCGCGACGACCTCGTCGACGCGATGGTCGAGCAGGTGTTCGCCGAGATCGCCGTGCCCGATCCCGACCTCGACTGGCGCTCCGCCGTGCGCGCGCGCTGCGAGTCGATGCGCACGACCCTGCGCCGCCACCCGTGGGCCGCTCCCCTGATGGAGTCGCGCACCTCACCGGGCCCGCAGAGCCTGGCCCACCACGAGGCCGTGCTCGCCACTCTGCGCCGCGGCGGGCTGTCGTGGGCGCTCACGGCGCACGCCTACGCCGTTCTCGACGCGTTCGTCTACGGCTTCGCCTTCGAGGAGTCGGCCCTGCCCTTCGAGGACGGTGCGGACCTCACCGGGCTGGCCGACCAGATCATGGCCGGCTTCCCCGAGGGCGCCTACCCGACCCTCGCCGCGTTCACCCGCGAGCACGTGCTGCGCCCCGGCTACAGCTACGGCTCCTCGTTCGGCTACGGGCTCGACCTCATCCTGGACGGCCTTCAGGCCGCGCTCGAGCGCGAGCAGGGCTGA
- a CDS encoding EAL domain-containing protein: MSAPGPAVPARAAARTGQRFAVALGACAVAACVAAYAALHRADGGAPYLGLGLLGLVAAGALVLAGLRQAGRLRVAWVLMGVVAVCAAYLHVSTGLDADSPAQVAVRLLGAGSGAVALVALQRKDRTAHAWLLLGFDGWLLGGSLFVLLWLTALTPTAAVGFSGDLVASTSWLLVDFVVASVVFALTRLLPPGRRYGALALSITVALLANGDMYRSFFGTSGMGDGAVTMYVASWAGALVLGMLIPWIDADPFARLDDRGSMVSPVRGSFLAACTAVGAVVLAWSLGRPPDAMLAFVVMTLLLSMVTGQAILGIENRQLVTQVSRQADLFRHRATRDVLTGLPNRDEFTGRVELALRGHRYPLVAVLFVDLDGFKDVNDSFGHAVGDELLVEAATRLSAEVRETDVVARFGGDEFVALLDGCSDDEALEVAERLRVSLSRPYELAGRDVVVSASIGLARPEADDDAESTLRNADLALYRAKSSGRDRVAVYEPEMHSNALRRLDGAARLRTALVRDRLRLAYQPIVDLRTGEIVAFEALLRFDVADLPGWAVADAVAAAEESGLIVQIGRWVLDAGVRQLGEWLSCGLTTRLAVNVSARQLETGDLADEVRRALERYDVPADALTLEITEHQLVRDLEHSTRELTALRGLGVRIALDDFGTGYSSLSYLPRLPLDSLKIDRDLVARAGGPRDTVPAVLRLGRDLSLSVVAEGVESLDQLLLLRRAGCTLGQGYLFSLPLEAEVATAHVAERRRLLPPAVSQSRTLVSDDEMGHVTA; the protein is encoded by the coding sequence GTGAGCGCTCCCGGCCCGGCCGTGCCCGCGCGCGCGGCCGCGCGCACCGGGCAGCGCTTCGCCGTGGCCCTGGGCGCCTGCGCCGTCGCGGCGTGCGTGGCGGCGTATGCGGCGCTGCACCGCGCCGACGGCGGCGCGCCGTACCTGGGGCTAGGCCTGCTCGGCCTCGTGGCCGCCGGTGCCCTGGTGCTGGCCGGTCTGCGACAGGCCGGTCGGCTCCGCGTGGCCTGGGTGCTCATGGGCGTCGTGGCCGTCTGCGCGGCGTACCTGCACGTGTCGACAGGGCTCGACGCCGACTCCCCGGCCCAGGTCGCGGTGCGGCTCCTCGGCGCCGGATCGGGCGCCGTCGCCCTCGTGGCGCTCCAGCGCAAGGACCGCACGGCGCACGCGTGGCTCCTGCTCGGCTTCGACGGGTGGCTGCTGGGCGGGTCGCTGTTCGTCCTGCTGTGGCTCACCGCCCTCACGCCGACGGCCGCCGTCGGCTTCTCCGGCGACCTCGTGGCCAGCACCTCGTGGCTGCTGGTCGACTTCGTCGTCGCCAGCGTGGTGTTCGCGCTGACCCGGCTGCTGCCGCCCGGGCGCCGCTACGGCGCGCTCGCCCTCTCGATCACCGTCGCCCTCCTGGCCAACGGCGACATGTACCGCTCGTTCTTCGGCACCTCCGGTATGGGCGACGGTGCCGTCACGATGTACGTCGCGTCGTGGGCCGGGGCGCTGGTCCTCGGCATGCTCATCCCCTGGATCGACGCCGACCCCTTCGCCCGGCTCGACGACCGCGGGTCGATGGTGAGCCCGGTGCGCGGCTCGTTCCTGGCCGCCTGCACCGCCGTGGGCGCCGTGGTGCTCGCCTGGTCGCTGGGCCGCCCGCCCGACGCCATGCTCGCCTTCGTCGTGATGACGCTGCTGCTCTCGATGGTGACCGGGCAGGCGATCCTCGGGATCGAGAACCGCCAGCTCGTCACCCAGGTGTCGCGCCAGGCCGACCTGTTCCGCCACCGCGCGACCCGCGACGTGCTGACCGGCCTGCCCAACCGCGACGAGTTCACCGGCCGGGTCGAGCTGGCGCTGCGCGGCCACCGCTACCCGCTGGTCGCGGTCCTCTTCGTCGACCTCGACGGCTTCAAGGACGTCAACGACTCGTTCGGCCACGCGGTGGGCGACGAGCTGCTCGTGGAGGCCGCCACGCGCCTGTCGGCCGAGGTGCGGGAGACCGACGTCGTGGCGCGCTTCGGCGGCGACGAGTTCGTCGCGCTCCTCGACGGGTGCAGCGACGACGAGGCGCTCGAGGTGGCCGAGCGGCTGCGGGTGTCGCTGTCGCGGCCCTACGAGCTGGCCGGCCGCGACGTCGTGGTGTCGGCGAGCATCGGCCTGGCCCGGCCGGAGGCCGACGACGACGCCGAGTCCACCCTGCGCAACGCGGACCTCGCGCTCTACCGGGCCAAGTCCAGCGGGCGCGACCGCGTCGCGGTGTACGAGCCGGAGATGCACTCCAACGCCCTGCGGCGCCTCGACGGCGCGGCCCGGCTGCGCACGGCGCTGGTGCGCGACCGCCTGCGCCTGGCCTACCAGCCCATCGTCGACCTGCGCACGGGCGAGATCGTCGCGTTCGAGGCGCTCCTGCGCTTCGACGTCGCCGACCTGCCGGGCTGGGCCGTGGCCGACGCCGTGGCCGCCGCGGAGGAGAGCGGGCTCATCGTCCAGATCGGCCGCTGGGTGCTCGACGCCGGCGTGCGCCAGCTGGGGGAGTGGCTGAGCTGCGGTCTCACCACGCGGCTGGCCGTCAACGTCTCGGCCCGCCAGCTCGAGACCGGCGACCTCGCCGACGAGGTGCGCCGGGCGCTCGAGCGCTACGACGTCCCGGCCGACGCGCTCACCCTCGAGATCACCGAGCACCAGCTCGTCCGCGACCTCGAGCACTCCACCCGGGAGCTCACCGCGCTGCGCGGGCTCGGCGTGCGGATCGCCCTGGACGACTTCGGCACGGGGTACTCGTCGCTGTCCTACCTCCCGCGGCTCCCACTCGACTCGCTCAAGATCGACCGCGACCTCGTGGCCCGGGCCGGGGGACCGCGCGACACGGTGCCGGCGGTCCTGCGGCTCGGCCGCGACCTCTCGCTGTCGGTCGTCGCCGAGGGCGTGGAGTCCCTCGACCAGCTCCTGCTGCTGCGCCGGGCCGGGTGCACGCTGGGCCAGGGCTACCTGTTCTCCCTGCCGCTCGAGGCCGAGGTGGCCACCGCCCACGTCGCGGAGCGCCGTCGGCTGCTCCCCCCGGCGGTCTCGCAGAGCAGGACGCTCGTCTCAGATGACGAGATGGGCCATGTCACCGCTTGA
- the ilvN gene encoding acetolactate synthase small subunit: MSRHTLSVLVEDQPGVLARISALFSRRGFNIESLAVGPTELVGVSRMTIVVNVDALPLEQVTKQLNKLVNVLKIVELDPDSAVQRELLLVKVKADVDTRSHVIETVELFRAKVVDVAVDTVTIEATGSRDKLEAFLRVLEPFGVKELVQSGMVAVGRGSRSITDRTLRPAERSA; encoded by the coding sequence ATGAGCCGACACACCCTCTCCGTGCTGGTGGAGGACCAGCCGGGCGTCCTGGCGCGGATCTCGGCGCTGTTCTCGCGCCGCGGCTTCAACATCGAGTCGCTGGCGGTCGGCCCCACGGAGCTCGTCGGGGTGTCGCGGATGACCATCGTGGTCAACGTCGACGCCCTGCCGCTCGAGCAGGTGACCAAGCAGCTCAACAAGCTGGTCAACGTGCTGAAGATCGTCGAGCTCGACCCCGACTCCGCGGTGCAGCGCGAGCTGCTGCTGGTGAAGGTGAAGGCCGACGTCGACACCCGCAGCCACGTCATCGAGACGGTCGAGCTGTTCCGCGCCAAGGTGGTCGACGTCGCCGTCGACACCGTCACGATCGAGGCCACCGGCAGCCGCGACAAGCTCGAGGCGTTCCTGCGCGTGCTCGAGCCCTTCGGCGTCAAGGAGCTCGTGCAGTCCGGCATGGTCGCGGTCGGCCGCGGCTCGAGGTCCATCACCGACCGCACTCTGCGCCCGGCGGAGCGCTCCGCCTGA
- a CDS encoding PadR family transcriptional regulator produces the protein MATSDGGWSDPGLLVLSSLAGGPKHGYAITEDVAATTGARLGPGTLYGALARLEERGLVRALPSDDRRRPYELTAAGAEVLRERAEAMRSFSRTALRRLAAGGAA, from the coding sequence ATGGCGACGAGCGACGGCGGGTGGAGCGACCCGGGGCTGCTGGTGCTCAGCAGCCTGGCGGGGGGGCCCAAGCACGGCTACGCGATCACCGAGGACGTCGCGGCCACCACGGGTGCGCGGCTCGGTCCCGGCACCCTCTACGGCGCGCTGGCCCGGCTCGAGGAGCGCGGCCTCGTGCGGGCGCTGCCCAGCGACGACCGGCGCCGGCCCTACGAGCTCACCGCGGCCGGGGCCGAGGTGCTGCGCGAGCGCGCGGAGGCGATGCGGTCGTTCAGCCGCACGGCCCTGCGCCGCCTGGCCGCCGGGGGAGCGGCGTGA
- a CDS encoding phosphoglycerate dehydrogenase, protein MSKPVVLIAEELSPATVEALGPDFEIRHVDGADRAALLPAIADVDAILVRSATKVDAEAIAAARRLKVVARAGVGLDNVDVKAATQAGVMVVNAPTSNIVSAAELAVALLLASARNIAPANASLKAGQWKRSKYTGVELSDKTVGIVGLGRIGLLVAQRLSAFGVRLVAYDPYVQPARAAQLGIRMAGLDELLAESDFITVHLPKTPDTVGLIGEEALRKVKPSVRIINAARGGIVDEHALYVAIKEGRVAGAGLDVFASEPCTDSPLFEFDQVVATPHLGASTDEAQEKAGIAVARSVRLALAGELVPDAVNVQGGSIAEIVRPGIALAENLGRVAGALAGSPLEAVEVEARGEIAEHDVKILELSAIKGVFSTQTTESVSYVNAPVLAAERGVAITLTTDAESPDFRNVVRVTLALTDGQTVSVAGTVTGPRNQQKLVEIDGFDVDVPVSAHLAFLRYVDRPGIVGVAGRILGDAGVNIGGMQVSRDEAGGQALIALTVDSVIPAGALEEIVEAIGASYARTVDLEV, encoded by the coding sequence GTGAGCAAGCCTGTCGTCCTCATCGCGGAAGAGCTGTCCCCGGCCACGGTGGAGGCCCTGGGGCCGGACTTCGAGATCCGCCACGTCGACGGCGCCGACCGCGCCGCGCTGTTGCCCGCGATCGCCGACGTCGACGCGATCCTCGTCCGCTCGGCCACCAAGGTCGACGCCGAGGCCATCGCCGCCGCCCGTCGCCTCAAGGTGGTGGCGCGCGCGGGCGTGGGCCTGGACAACGTCGACGTCAAGGCCGCGACGCAGGCCGGCGTGATGGTGGTCAACGCCCCCACGTCCAACATCGTCAGCGCCGCCGAGCTCGCCGTGGCGCTGCTGCTCGCGAGCGCCCGCAACATCGCCCCGGCCAACGCCTCGCTCAAGGCCGGCCAGTGGAAGCGCTCGAAGTACACCGGCGTCGAGCTCAGCGACAAGACCGTCGGGATCGTCGGTCTGGGCCGCATCGGCCTCCTCGTGGCGCAGCGGCTGTCCGCCTTCGGCGTGCGCCTGGTCGCCTACGACCCCTACGTGCAGCCGGCCCGCGCCGCGCAGCTCGGCATCCGCATGGCCGGCCTCGACGAGCTGCTCGCGGAGTCGGACTTCATCACGGTGCACCTGCCCAAGACGCCCGACACCGTGGGCCTCATCGGCGAGGAGGCGCTGCGCAAGGTCAAGCCGAGCGTGCGCATCATCAACGCCGCCCGCGGCGGCATCGTCGACGAGCACGCCCTCTACGTGGCGATCAAGGAGGGCCGCGTCGCCGGCGCCGGGCTCGACGTGTTCGCCAGCGAGCCGTGCACCGACTCGCCGCTGTTCGAGTTCGACCAGGTCGTCGCCACGCCGCACCTCGGCGCGTCCACGGACGAGGCCCAGGAGAAGGCGGGCATCGCCGTCGCCCGCTCGGTGCGGCTTGCCCTCGCGGGCGAGCTCGTGCCCGACGCCGTCAACGTCCAGGGCGGCTCGATCGCGGAGATCGTGCGGCCGGGCATCGCGCTGGCGGAGAACCTCGGCCGCGTGGCCGGCGCCCTCGCCGGGTCGCCACTGGAGGCGGTGGAGGTCGAGGCCCGTGGCGAGATCGCGGAGCACGACGTCAAGATCCTCGAGCTCTCCGCCATCAAGGGCGTGTTCTCCACCCAGACCACCGAGTCCGTCTCCTACGTCAACGCCCCCGTGCTCGCGGCCGAGCGGGGCGTGGCCATCACCCTCACGACCGACGCCGAGAGCCCCGACTTCCGCAACGTCGTGCGCGTCACGCTCGCCCTCACCGACGGCCAGACCGTCTCGGTCGCGGGCACCGTGACCGGACCGCGCAACCAGCAGAAGCTCGTCGAGATCGACGGGTTCGACGTCGACGTGCCGGTGAGCGCCCACCTCGCCTTCCTGCGCTACGTCGACCGGCCCGGCATCGTCGGCGTCGCCGGGCGGATCCTGGGCGACGCCGGGGTGAACATCGGCGGCATGCAGGTCAGCCGCGACGAGGCCGGCGGCCAGGCGCTCATCGCCCTCACCGTCGACTCCGTGATCCCGGCCGGCGCGCTCGAGGAGATCGTCGAGGCGATCGGTGCGAGCTACGCCCGCACGGTGGACCTCGAGGTCTGA
- the ilvC gene encoding ketol-acid reductoisomerase has protein sequence MAELFYDDDADLSIIAGKKVAVIGYGSQGHAHSLNLRDSGVDVRVGLLEGSASRPKAEAEGLRVVTPDVAAAEADVIMILAPDHKQRGLYAELIEPHLSAGKALFFGHGFNIRFGYIKPPADVDVIMVAPKGPGHLVRREYSAGRGVPVIVAVEQDATGGAWALALSYAKAIGGLRAGGIRTTFTEETETDLFGEQAVLCGGASQLVMYGFETLVEAGYQPEVAYFECLHELKLIVDLMYEGGIAKQRWSVSDTAEYGDYVSGPRVIDPHVKENMKAVLADIQSGAFAARFIADQDAGAPEFKALRAKGEQHQIETVGRELRGMMSWVAKDDTDYTEGTAAR, from the coding sequence GTGGCCGAGCTGTTCTACGACGACGACGCCGACCTCTCGATCATCGCCGGCAAGAAGGTGGCGGTCATCGGGTACGGCTCCCAGGGCCACGCCCACAGCCTCAACCTGCGCGACTCGGGGGTCGACGTCCGCGTCGGCCTGCTCGAGGGCAGTGCCTCGCGTCCCAAGGCGGAGGCCGAGGGCCTGCGCGTCGTGACGCCGGACGTCGCGGCCGCCGAGGCCGACGTCATCATGATCCTCGCGCCCGACCACAAGCAGCGCGGGCTCTACGCCGAGCTCATCGAGCCGCACCTGTCCGCGGGCAAGGCGCTGTTCTTCGGCCACGGCTTCAACATCCGCTTCGGCTACATCAAGCCGCCGGCCGACGTCGACGTCATCATGGTCGCCCCCAAGGGCCCGGGACACCTCGTGCGCCGCGAGTACTCCGCGGGGCGCGGCGTCCCGGTGATCGTCGCGGTCGAGCAGGACGCCACCGGCGGCGCCTGGGCGCTCGCCCTCTCCTACGCCAAGGCGATCGGCGGCCTGCGGGCCGGCGGGATCCGGACGACGTTCACCGAGGAGACCGAGACCGACCTGTTCGGCGAGCAGGCCGTGCTCTGCGGCGGTGCCTCGCAGCTGGTGATGTACGGCTTCGAGACGCTCGTCGAGGCGGGGTACCAGCCCGAGGTCGCGTACTTCGAGTGCCTGCACGAGCTCAAGCTGATCGTCGACCTCATGTACGAGGGCGGGATCGCCAAGCAGCGCTGGTCGGTGTCGGACACGGCCGAGTACGGCGACTACGTCTCCGGCCCCCGGGTGATCGACCCGCACGTGAAGGAGAACATGAAGGCGGTGCTTGCCGACATCCAGTCCGGTGCCTTCGCCGCGCGGTTCATCGCCGACCAGGACGCCGGCGCGCCGGAGTTCAAGGCGCTGCGCGCCAAGGGCGAGCAGCACCAGATCGAGACCGTGGGCCGCGAGCTGCGCGGGATGATGAGCTGGGTCGCGAAGGACGACACCGACTACACCGAGGGCACCGCGGCGCGCTGA